One window of Candidatus Regiella endosymbiont of Tuberolachnus salignus genomic DNA carries:
- a CDS encoding Rha family transcriptional regulator, whose protein sequence is MTIQLPIIPEVIIRNDKVVTTSQAVANYFVKRHDNVLRAIAALDCSKKFTALNFEESEYTDVTGRKLPVYQMTKDGFVFLVMGFTGKKAAAFKEAYITEFNRMEAELSSVPKYHPQSPELLSHDDLSHLTRLVWCMSNGFHFNQSWSNAIWYALRQVTGIPSPQRFEVQKIPLLAEECRRIYTITNQFKAVIFEAEKQVIRRCLRKRENAERVISEMQQSLEGAAQSNVSTLNSTLAQWEEREINLFAQRSHYRVAHHSSY, encoded by the coding sequence ATGACTATTCAACTTCCTATTATTCCAGAAGTCATCATTCGTAACGACAAGGTTGTAACTACTTCTCAAGCTGTAGCAAATTACTTTGTTAAGCGTCATGATAACGTGTTGCGTGCTATTGCCGCCCTAGATTGCTCTAAAAAATTCACTGCCCTCAATTTTGAGGAGAGTGAATATACTGACGTAACAGGCCGTAAATTACCCGTGTACCAAATGACCAAAGACGGTTTCGTTTTCCTGGTTATGGGATTTACTGGAAAGAAAGCCGCAGCATTTAAAGAAGCCTACATTACTGAATTTAATCGTATGGAAGCTGAACTAAGTAGCGTACCAAAATACCACCCGCAATCCCCCGAACTGCTCAGCCATGACGATTTAAGCCATCTCACCCGCTTAGTGTGGTGTATGAGTAACGGCTTTCATTTTAATCAATCGTGGAGTAATGCCATTTGGTATGCGCTGCGTCAGGTGACAGGTATTCCTTCTCCTCAGAGGTTCGAGGTGCAAAAAATCCCGCTGCTAGCAGAAGAATGTCGCCGGATTTATACGATCACGAATCAATTTAAAGCAGTTATATTTGAAGCGGAAAAACAGGTTATCCGGCGTTGCCTCCGCAAGCGTGAGAATGCAGAAAGGGTCATCAGCGAAATGCAGCAATCACTCGAGGGGGCAGCACAATCGAACGTTTCTACGCTCAACTCAACACTGGCACAGTGGGAAGAACGTGAAATTAACTTATTCGCTCAACGTAGCCACTATCGTGTAGCGCATCATTCTAGTTATTAA
- a CDS encoding PAS domain-containing protein, translating into MNTMTHKLSSFPLTALMDNSQDSWGIKDRHSRFIYTNRAFLDCFNLPPGVDIIGKRHDELPSCVAEFLANLRQEEKNVIKSGQRTTLIKVHLLRHKQKRHPYLYEIFPLYNQEGRCVGTVFYGKKPDTFSLPPIRYFYAI; encoded by the coding sequence ATGAATACGATGACCCACAAATTATCTTCATTCCCCTTAACCGCGCTGATGGACAATAGTCAAGATAGCTGGGGAATCAAAGACAGGCACTCGCGTTTTATTTATACCAACCGCGCTTTTCTGGATTGTTTTAATTTACCGCCGGGAGTCGATATTATCGGCAAACGGCATGATGAACTGCCGTCCTGCGTGGCAGAATTTTTGGCTAATCTACGCCAGGAAGAAAAAAACGTCATTAAAAGCGGACAAAGAACGACGCTGATAAAAGTGCATTTATTGAGGCATAAGCAAAAACGCCACCCTTATTTATACGAAATCTTCCCACTGTATAATCAAGAAGGCCGCTGTGTGGGCACGGTTTTTTATGGCAAAAAGCCCGATACTTTTTCATTACCTCCCATCAGATATTTTTACGCTATCTGA
- the queD gene encoding 6-carboxytetrahydropterin synthase QueD — protein sequence MTTTLFKDFQFEAAHRLPNVPEGHKCGRLHGHSFSLRLEVTGEVDPTFGWVMDFAALKTQFEPILQRLDHHYLNDIEGLENPTSEVLVAWIWQQLKPKLPELSAVTIKETCSAGCVYRGE from the coding sequence GTGACTACCACTTTGTTTAAAGATTTTCAATTTGAAGCGGCTCATCGGCTGCCCAATGTACCTGAAGGGCATAAGTGTGGTCGTTTGCATGGCCATTCTTTTTCGCTCAGGCTGGAAGTGACAGGTGAGGTCGATCCTACATTCGGTTGGGTCATGGATTTTGCTGCATTGAAAACTCAATTTGAGCCCATTTTACAACGCTTAGATCATCATTATTTAAATGATATAGAGGGGTTAGAAAATCCCACCAGTGAAGTACTCGTCGCTTGGATTTGGCAACAGCTGAAGCCAAAGCTGCCTGAATTGAGTGCGGTGACAATAAAAGAAACCTGTTCTGCTGGCTGCGTTTATAGGGGTGAATAG
- a CDS encoding rhodanese-like domain-containing protein: protein MLQEITQFISQHPILSIAWITLFIIFIVSIFKSFFSNIKEITRAEAIHLINKENATVVDIRAPEDYRRGHILGAINLATKEIKNNNLQQLKKHKMRPIIVVCATGTTAISLAKNLNKAGFESVLVLKEGISGWSGENLPLVRGK, encoded by the coding sequence ATGTTGCAAGAAATAACCCAATTTATTAGCCAACATCCCATTCTGAGCATCGCTTGGATAACTTTATTTATCATTTTTATTGTTAGTATCTTTAAAAGTTTTTTTTCTAACATTAAAGAAATTACTCGAGCGGAAGCAATACATTTAATTAATAAAGAAAATGCAACAGTGGTTGATATCCGAGCACCTGAAGATTATCGCCGAGGCCACATTCTTGGGGCGATTAATCTTGCCACCAAAGAGATAAAAAATAATAATTTACAGCAATTAAAAAAACATAAAATGCGGCCTATTATCGTGGTTTGTGCCACTGGCACAACAGCAATTAGCCTGGCTAAAAATCTCAACAAGGCAGGATTTGAGTCTGTGTTAGTTTTAAAAGAGGGGATATCAGGTTGGAGTGGAGAAAATTTGCCCCTAGTACGAGGTAAATAA
- a CDS encoding transcriptional regulator: MANIDITQFSEFRKVFPELTAVQFETAMLFSLGISQKEIATLRAVSYPVVNETLEEIKVKMHFCSLSNLLSVFQIRLVFFALRGGVLKKRTETRQTT, encoded by the coding sequence ATGGCTAACATCGATATTACCCAATTTTCCGAGTTTCGAAAAGTGTTTCCTGAGTTAACAGCGGTGCAATTTGAAACAGCGATGCTGTTTTCCTTGGGAATATCCCAAAAAGAAATTGCCACACTGCGCGCGGTATCCTATCCAGTGGTCAACGAAACATTGGAAGAGATAAAAGTGAAGATGCACTTTTGTTCACTCAGTAATTTGCTCTCTGTTTTTCAGATACGCCTCGTCTTTTTTGCGCTGCGGGGAGGCGTGCTAAAAAAACGTACTGAGACACGACAAACAACATAA
- the gpsA gene encoding NAD(P)H-dependent glycerol-3-phosphate dehydrogenase: MNITDSVMTIIGAGSYGTALAIMLARNNKVVLWGRDPKHIAALQNTRCNQANLPNIALPEKLLLQTDLAQALAASRNVLLVVPSQVFGSVLQKLKSHLRSDARIVWATKGLEAEKGRLLHQVAQKIVGKTVPLAVISGPTFAKELAIGLPTAIMLASTDINFRQDLQQLFRSETLRVYLSTDIIGVQLAGAMKNVIAIAAGISDGVKAGANARAALISAGLNEMSCLGQALGAEAATFIGIAGLGDLVLTCTDDQSRNRRFGTLLGQGLNVQQAQEKIGQVVEGYYNTKEVWDLAQRHSVNAPIIEKIYQILYCDKKADTAASTFGELF, from the coding sequence ATGAACATAACTGATAGTGTTATGACAATCATTGGTGCCGGATCTTACGGTACCGCGCTAGCCATAATGTTAGCGCGTAATAATAAAGTTGTATTATGGGGACGCGATCCAAAACATATTGCAGCATTGCAAAACACCCGCTGTAATCAGGCTAATTTACCCAATATCGCATTACCCGAAAAATTGCTACTACAAACTGATCTAGCTCAAGCGCTAGCGGCCAGCCGTAATGTATTGTTGGTAGTGCCGAGTCAAGTTTTTGGCTCTGTATTGCAGAAATTAAAATCCCATTTGCGATCTGACGCTCGGATTGTGTGGGCGACTAAAGGATTAGAAGCGGAAAAAGGGCGATTATTGCACCAAGTTGCACAAAAAATTGTGGGAAAAACGGTACCTTTAGCTGTTATTTCCGGCCCTACTTTTGCCAAAGAATTGGCGATAGGACTACCTACGGCGATCATGTTGGCATCTACTGATATCAATTTTCGTCAAGATCTCCAACAATTATTTCGTAGTGAAACGCTTCGAGTATACTTAAGTACTGATATTATCGGAGTACAGCTCGCTGGAGCGATGAAAAACGTGATAGCCATTGCGGCAGGTATTTCTGATGGTGTTAAGGCGGGGGCTAATGCACGTGCTGCACTGATTAGCGCGGGTCTTAATGAAATGAGTTGCTTAGGTCAGGCTTTGGGCGCTGAAGCAGCCACATTCATTGGTATCGCAGGGTTAGGTGATTTAGTGCTTACTTGCACTGATGATCAATCCCGTAATCGTAGATTTGGCACCCTGCTGGGTCAGGGGCTGAATGTACAACAAGCACAGGAAAAAATTGGCCAAGTCGTTGAAGGTTATTACAATACCAAAGAGGTATGGGATTTAGCACAACGTCATAGCGTGAATGCACCAATTATTGAAAAAATATATCAAATATTATATTGCGATAAAAAGGCAGATACTGCCGCCTCTACTTTTGGAGAACTTTTTTGA
- the secB gene encoding protein-export chaperone SecB → MSTQDKTDMMFQIQRIYTQDISFEAPNAVDFFQKDTQPEIKVDLATESKKLKGEKLADNLFEVVLRIEVKAIFDEKTAFICEVKQAGIFSIEGMDDAKLEHCLGAYCPNLLFPYARECISNLISRGTFPPLNLAPVNFDALFMNYLQKKQDQDIAESV, encoded by the coding sequence ATGTCAACACAAGACAAAACCGATATGATGTTCCAAATCCAACGTATTTACACTCAAGACATTTCTTTCGAAGCGCCTAATGCCGTGGATTTTTTTCAAAAAGACACGCAACCAGAGATTAAAGTTGACCTAGCAACCGAGTCTAAAAAATTAAAGGGTGAAAAGTTAGCGGATAATTTATTTGAAGTGGTACTCCGCATCGAAGTGAAAGCAATCTTTGATGAAAAAACGGCATTTATCTGTGAGGTTAAGCAAGCGGGGATTTTCTCCATTGAAGGTATGGACGATGCTAAATTAGAGCACTGTTTAGGTGCATATTGCCCGAATTTACTTTTTCCTTATGCGCGAGAATGTATCTCAAATTTGATTTCCAGAGGCACTTTCCCACCGTTAAATTTAGCGCCCGTTAACTTTGATGCCCTGTTTATGAATTATTTACAAAAAAAGCAAGATCAAGATATAGCCGAATCAGTTTAA
- a CDS encoding KilA-N domain-containing protein yields the protein MPKENLPIVAGIIVTTDAIDRFNLNAIHKASGEGEHKKPSQWLRREETKALIAELDANLLKNNQGVNSHLAHNVIEVKHGGKDPGTYAHEILAVEYAGWIRPDFRIRVNQTFIDYRRGKLTKETPKSQPHRDEGSGLPEFRKAKAMQMAMEVAEKTFAWATLLSPLSRQGVIAGLINPLAGCEVVPLPLLVEKLYTASEIGKLFDVSANKIGRIANDNDMKTEQYGEYHLDKSRHSDKQVQAFRYNNHALNTFRHILIAEQEAKEHALV from the coding sequence ATGCCTAAAGAAAATCTTCCCATCGTGGCCGGCATCATTGTCACCACCGATGCAATCGACCGTTTTAACCTTAATGCCATTCACAAAGCGAGTGGCGAAGGTGAACATAAAAAACCTAGCCAGTGGTTGCGTCGTGAAGAAACCAAAGCACTCATCGCTGAATTAGACGCTAACTTATTGAAAAATAATCAAGGTGTAAATTCACACCTTGCTCATAACGTCATCGAAGTAAAACATGGCGGGAAAGATCCAGGTACCTATGCCCATGAAATCCTCGCAGTTGAATACGCTGGTTGGATTCGACCTGATTTCCGTATTAGGGTTAATCAGACGTTTATTGATTATCGCCGCGGAAAACTCACGAAAGAGACGCCAAAAAGTCAGCCACACCGTGATGAGGGCAGCGGATTACCGGAATTTCGGAAGGCCAAAGCGATGCAGATGGCGATGGAAGTAGCAGAAAAAACCTTTGCCTGGGCAACTTTACTTTCTCCACTATCCCGACAAGGGGTTATTGCTGGACTGATCAACCCATTAGCCGGGTGTGAGGTCGTTCCCCTGCCGCTACTTGTTGAAAAACTGTATACCGCAAGTGAAATTGGCAAATTGTTTGATGTCTCAGCGAATAAAATTGGGCGGATCGCAAATGATAATGATATGAAAACCGAGCAATATGGCGAGTATCATTTAGATAAATCTCGTCATAGTGATAAGCAAGTGCAAGCCTTTCGCTATAATAACCATGCCCTCAACACCTTCAGGCACATTCTTATTGCCGAGCAAGAGGCGAAAGAACATGCTTTGGTTTAA
- a CDS encoding DUF4224 domain-containing protein gives MTMFQHDANEIISTEDLIKLTGYKIPSKQCESLRLAGIFFITRRDGRPQTTWGHFQNPLSLRPRNPIKETIEPNFGALN, from the coding sequence ATGACCATGTTTCAACATGATGCCAATGAGATAATTAGTACTGAAGATTTAATAAAGCTGACGGGCTATAAAATACCCTCAAAACAATGTGAATCATTACGTTTAGCAGGAATATTTTTTATTACTCGCCGTGATGGACGTCCACAGACTACATGGGGACACTTCCAAAATCCACTCAGTTTACGGCCTCGAAACCCAATCAAAGAAACAATTGAACCTAATTTTGGAGCGCTAAACTGA
- the pgsA gene encoding CDP-diacylglycerol--glycerol-3-phosphate 3-phosphatidyltransferase — translation MQLNIPTWLTLLRIILIPFFVLAFYLPLEWAPMVSAIIFIFAAMTDWFDGFLARRWGQTTRFGAFLDPVADKIMVTIALILVTEYYHVWWITLPAATMIAREIIVSSLREWMAEIGERSCVGVSWMGKIKTAAQMLSLIGLLWRPIPMIEMISIVLLYIAVVLTFWSMFQYLNIVRKNLAEL, via the coding sequence ATGCAATTAAATATACCAACTTGGCTTACTTTACTGCGTATCATACTTATCCCGTTTTTCGTTTTAGCATTCTACCTACCTTTAGAATGGGCACCTATGGTGTCAGCTATTATTTTTATCTTTGCTGCAATGACAGACTGGTTTGATGGTTTTCTGGCAAGGCGGTGGGGACAAACGACACGTTTCGGTGCCTTTCTTGATCCTGTTGCGGATAAAATCATGGTGACCATTGCATTAATACTGGTTACTGAATACTACCACGTTTGGTGGATCACATTACCGGCAGCGACAATGATTGCACGTGAAATTATCGTATCTTCATTACGTGAATGGATGGCGGAAATTGGAGAACGTAGTTGTGTCGGTGTTTCCTGGATGGGTAAAATAAAAACGGCGGCACAAATGTTGTCACTCATTGGTTTATTGTGGCGTCCAATACCAATGATTGAAATGATAAGTATTGTCTTACTTTATATTGCTGTGGTGCTAACTTTCTGGTCGATGTTCCAATATTTAAATATAGTACGGAAAAATTTAGCCGAGCTTTGA
- the uvrC gene encoding excinuclease ABC subunit UvrC, with the protein MIDCFDAKEFLKTVTSQSGVYRMYDAEGAVIYVGKAKNLKKRLTHYFGIQNNLKTKSLVKNIVQIDVTITHTETEALLLEHNYIKLHQPRYNVLLRDDKSYPFIFLSADIHPRLAIHRGSMHEKGEYFGPFPDSYAVRETLALLQKLFPIRQCENSVYRNRSRPCLQYQIGRCLGPCVTGLVSEEEYQQQINYVRLFLSGKDQQVLKNLISRMEKASHLLHFEEAAKLRDQIQAIRRVTEKQFVSGNDENLDVIGVSFNTGLACIHVLFIRQGKILGSRSYFPHIPSGTELNEIVQTFIGQFYLQGNQSRTLPEGVLLDFHLAEKELLSASLSELNGRKIQIQTRPRGARARYLKLAATNAAVALKTRLSQRSTIQQRMKELAKVLKLASINRLECFDVSHLMGEQTVAACVVFDSNGPLRSEYRRYHINGIKPGDDYAAISQVLMRRYDKAVDENNIPDVIFIDGGKGQLAQAVNVFSSLNVSWNKQKPLLISIAKGSDRKEGLETLFLSTRGKGDSLPSDSPALHLIQHIRNDAHNHAITGHRKRRSTVKMASVLEMIEGIGTKRRQMLLKHMGGLQPLLNASIEEIAKIPSISQTLAKRIFNTLKHRS; encoded by the coding sequence GTGATTGATTGTTTTGATGCGAAAGAGTTTTTAAAAACGGTGACCTCGCAATCAGGTGTTTATCGCATGTATGATGCCGAGGGTGCTGTTATTTATGTGGGTAAAGCGAAAAATCTCAAGAAACGTTTAACTCACTACTTTGGTATACAAAATAATCTTAAGACAAAAAGTTTGGTTAAAAATATCGTTCAGATTGATGTCACTATCACACATACTGAGACTGAAGCATTATTACTCGAACATAATTATATTAAACTACATCAACCACGCTATAACGTTCTCTTGCGTGATGATAAATCCTATCCATTTATTTTTCTTAGTGCCGATATTCACCCGCGTCTAGCGATACACCGTGGTAGCATGCACGAAAAAGGGGAGTATTTCGGGCCATTTCCTGATTCTTATGCTGTGCGAGAAACCTTAGCACTGCTACAAAAACTTTTTCCAATACGGCAATGTGAAAATAGCGTTTATCGCAACCGTTCTCGTCCCTGTTTGCAATACCAAATTGGACGTTGTTTAGGCCCCTGTGTAACGGGTTTAGTTAGCGAAGAAGAATATCAACAGCAGATAAATTATGTCCGCTTATTTTTATCTGGAAAAGATCAGCAAGTTTTAAAAAATTTAATTTCTCGGATGGAAAAAGCCAGCCACTTATTGCATTTTGAAGAAGCGGCCAAGCTTCGCGATCAAATTCAAGCCATTCGCAGGGTAACAGAAAAACAATTTGTTTCCGGAAATGATGAAAATCTTGATGTAATCGGCGTCTCATTTAATACGGGCTTAGCCTGTATCCACGTTTTATTTATCCGCCAGGGTAAAATATTAGGCAGTCGTAGCTATTTTCCTCACATCCCCAGCGGGACTGAACTAAACGAAATAGTACAGACATTCATCGGTCAATTTTATCTACAAGGTAACCAATCACGCACCTTACCGGAGGGCGTTTTACTGGATTTTCATTTGGCGGAAAAAGAGTTACTTTCAGCTTCGTTGAGTGAACTTAACGGACGTAAAATTCAAATACAAACCCGTCCTCGTGGGGCGCGTGCTCGCTATTTAAAATTGGCAGCGACTAATGCTGCTGTAGCACTAAAGACACGTTTATCACAACGTTCAACCATACAACAAAGGATGAAAGAATTAGCTAAAGTACTAAAGCTTGCATCGATCAATCGGCTAGAGTGTTTTGATGTTAGTCATCTTATGGGCGAACAGACAGTAGCAGCTTGTGTGGTATTTGACAGCAATGGCCCACTACGTTCTGAATATAGACGTTACCATATCAATGGTATTAAACCAGGTGATGACTATGCAGCTATATCACAGGTATTAATGCGACGCTATGACAAGGCCGTTGATGAAAATAATATCCCTGATGTTATTTTCATTGATGGAGGGAAAGGGCAATTAGCTCAAGCCGTAAACGTTTTTTCTTCATTAAATGTCTCCTGGAATAAACAAAAACCGTTACTGATAAGTATTGCAAAAGGAAGTGATCGTAAGGAAGGATTAGAGACTTTGTTTTTATCTACACGAGGAAAAGGGGATTCATTGCCGTCAGATTCGCCTGCCTTACATCTCATTCAGCATATCCGTAATGACGCACATAACCATGCGATAACAGGACACAGGAAGCGCCGATCAACAGTAAAAATGGCCAGTGTGTTAGAAATGATTGAAGGCATCGGTACTAAACGCCGGCAGATGTTATTAAAACACATGGGGGGACTGCAACCATTATTGAATGCCAGCATCGAAGAAATTGCAAAAATACCCAGTATCTCGCAAACATTAGCAAAAAGAATTTTCAATACATTGAAACACAGGAGTTAA
- the istA gene encoding IS21 family transposase, which yields MLRREDHYMIKQRHQQGAFIVDIAHQIGCSEKTVRRHISYPAPPTAKRGKKQVAKLEPFKDYIDSRLSEQVWNAAVIFEEIREKGYRGGSAMLRRYIHPKRPLRASKNTVRFETLPGYQLQHDWGEIIVEVAGSACTVNFAVNTLGFSRRFHVFAAPKQDAEHTYESLVRSFNYFGGSVKNVLVDNQKAAVIKHGQNGHIEFNAGFLQLANHYGFSPRACKPYRPQTKGKTERMVGYVKHNFFTRYRQFESFAHVNQLLAMWLAKVADQRHLRQFKQTPENRFAEEKIALMPLPATDFDTSYFDLRQVAWDSYIDVRGNRYSVPSFWCGRAVNIRIGLDNTLRIYGDEQLLATHLLQEVTQGWQKVPEHHQALWQQVNRVASRSLSVYEELL from the coding sequence ATGCTAAGAAGAGAGGACCACTACATGATAAAACAACGCCATCAACAGGGGGCATTTATTGTTGATATTGCCCATCAGATAGGGTGTTCAGAAAAAACGGTGAGACGGCACATTAGCTATCCTGCGCCGCCAACAGCAAAACGCGGTAAAAAACAGGTTGCTAAACTCGAGCCCTTTAAAGACTACATCGATTCAAGGTTGAGTGAACAGGTTTGGAATGCGGCGGTTATTTTTGAGGAAATCCGTGAAAAAGGCTACCGGGGTGGGAGTGCGATGCTCCGACGTTATATACATCCCAAACGTCCGCTCAGGGCCTCGAAAAACACGGTACGCTTTGAAACCCTCCCCGGTTATCAACTTCAACACGATTGGGGAGAAATCATCGTTGAGGTGGCAGGCTCTGCCTGTACGGTTAATTTTGCCGTTAATACGCTCGGTTTTTCGCGTCGCTTTCATGTCTTTGCTGCCCCTAAGCAAGATGCTGAGCACACGTATGAATCGCTGGTTCGCAGCTTCAATTACTTCGGTGGCAGCGTAAAAAATGTCTTGGTAGATAACCAAAAAGCCGCTGTTATCAAACATGGACAAAATGGCCACATCGAGTTCAATGCGGGCTTCCTGCAACTGGCTAATCACTATGGGTTTAGCCCTCGCGCCTGTAAGCCTTATCGACCGCAAACGAAAGGCAAAACCGAACGGATGGTGGGCTATGTTAAACACAATTTTTTCACTCGCTACCGTCAGTTTGAGAGTTTCGCTCATGTTAATCAACTGCTAGCGATGTGGCTGGCGAAAGTGGCAGACCAGCGTCATCTTCGTCAATTCAAGCAGACACCGGAAAATCGTTTTGCTGAGGAAAAAATAGCCTTGATGCCACTCCCTGCGACTGATTTCGATACCAGCTACTTCGACCTACGACAAGTGGCATGGGACAGCTATATCGATGTCAGAGGTAATCGCTATAGCGTGCCTTCATTCTGGTGTGGTCGTGCGGTTAATATTCGTATCGGTTTAGATAATACGCTACGTATTTACGGCGATGAGCAACTGCTCGCGACGCATCTCTTGCAGGAGGTAACGCAGGGCTGGCAAAAGGTGCCAGAACATCATCAAGCCCTTTGGCAACAGGTCAATCGAGTAGCGTCTCGTTCGCTCAGTGTGTATGAGGAGCTACTCTGA
- the istB gene encoding IS21-like element helper ATPase IstB: MMEMENLLIRLKMDYLGDALESLCEEATKKALNYREFLQQALAQEWNGRHQKGLESRLKQARLPWIKTLEQFDFTFQPSIDRKIIRELAGLRFVEHHENVILLGPPGVGKTHLAIALAVKAATAGHRVLFMPLDRLCCTLMKAKQENRLERQLQQLCYARVLILDEIGYLPMNREEASLFFRLLSRRYEKASIILTSNKSFTDWGDVFGDHILATAILDRLLHHSTTLNIKGESYRLKNKRKAGMLPIKTTDIIQAPGIETQQEN, from the coding sequence CTGATGGAAATGGAAAACTTGTTGATACGGTTAAAAATGGATTACCTGGGCGATGCGTTGGAGAGTTTATGTGAAGAAGCCACCAAGAAAGCACTGAACTACCGTGAATTTCTCCAGCAGGCATTAGCCCAGGAATGGAACGGGCGTCACCAAAAAGGCTTGGAATCGCGGTTAAAACAAGCACGTTTGCCGTGGATAAAAACCTTGGAGCAATTTGACTTTACTTTCCAACCAAGTATAGACAGGAAAATTATCCGCGAGCTGGCGGGGCTGAGGTTTGTCGAACATCATGAAAACGTCATTTTGTTAGGCCCACCTGGGGTAGGGAAAACGCATTTGGCGATAGCGCTGGCTGTCAAGGCAGCTACAGCTGGGCATCGGGTATTGTTTATGCCTCTGGATAGACTCTGCTGTACCTTAATGAAGGCAAAGCAAGAAAACCGTCTGGAACGCCAACTTCAGCAACTGTGCTATGCCAGGGTATTAATACTGGATGAAATCGGGTATTTACCGATGAATCGCGAAGAAGCTAGCCTATTTTTCAGGTTATTGAGCCGTCGTTATGAAAAGGCGAGCATCATTCTCACATCAAATAAAAGTTTTACTGATTGGGGGGACGTATTCGGTGATCACATTTTAGCAACTGCGATTTTAGACAGGCTTTTACATCATTCAACCACATTGAATATTAAAGGAGAAAGCTATCGACTCAAAAATAAACGCAAAGCAGGCATGTTGCCTATAAAAACGACTGATATTATCCAGGCGCCTGGAATAGAAACCCAACAGGAAAATTAG
- a CDS encoding tyrosine-type recombinase/integrase produces the protein MPPRTYRGRSAYEFKPKLGGTLRLCDLTATPSQVWTAYEVLLNHKQDENIFSGLVEQFFNSGDFAELAGETQKDYRKYAQNALAVFGKMPADKIKPEHIRKYMDRRGVKSRIQANREKAFISRVFRWGYERGRVKMNPCQGVKQFKEIARTRYITHKEYEALYQVSPLVVQIAMELAYLCCARQSDILALRKEHLLEEGILLQQSKTGVAQIKGWTDRLSAAIEQAKELPLNTGMSSIFVVHQVSGARYTRDGFNSRWLKAKQEAKTKYPELAFDFTFHDLKAKGISDLEGSLHEKQTISGHKNAAQTARYDRKINVVPVVGGQ, from the coding sequence ATGCCTCCTCGGACTTACAGGGGGCGTTCAGCCTATGAGTTTAAGCCCAAGTTAGGCGGCACCCTGAGACTGTGTGATTTGACAGCAACACCTTCACAAGTATGGACAGCTTATGAAGTGTTATTAAATCATAAGCAAGACGAAAATATTTTCTCTGGTTTGGTTGAACAATTTTTTAACTCAGGTGATTTTGCTGAATTGGCGGGGGAAACACAGAAAGATTACCGAAAATATGCCCAAAACGCGCTTGCTGTTTTCGGTAAGATGCCCGCTGATAAAATAAAACCCGAGCATATTAGAAAATACATGGATCGCCGAGGTGTAAAAAGTCGGATACAAGCGAACCGAGAAAAGGCATTTATCTCCCGTGTATTCCGTTGGGGTTATGAAAGAGGCAGAGTAAAAATGAATCCTTGCCAAGGCGTCAAACAGTTCAAAGAAATAGCGAGAACCCGGTACATCACACACAAAGAATATGAAGCATTATATCAGGTTTCACCTTTAGTGGTTCAAATTGCTATGGAGTTGGCTTATTTATGTTGTGCAAGGCAATCAGACATTCTTGCGTTAAGAAAAGAGCACCTACTTGAAGAAGGCATATTGCTGCAACAAAGTAAAACAGGGGTCGCACAAATAAAAGGTTGGACTGACCGACTTAGCGCTGCGATTGAACAAGCAAAGGAGTTGCCACTGAACACGGGAATGAGCAGCATTTTTGTTGTTCATCAGGTTTCAGGCGCACGGTATACAAGGGATGGATTTAACAGCCGGTGGCTAAAAGCAAAACAAGAGGCAAAAACGAAATACCCTGAATTGGCGTTTGATTTCACTTTTCACGATTTAAAAGCGAAGGGGATTTCCGATCTCGAAGGGTCATTGCATGAGAAACAGACTATTTCAGGTCATAAAAACGCGGCACAAACAGCGCGTTACGACAGGAAAATTAATGTGGTTCCGGTGGTGGGTGGTCAATAA